In one Drosophila pseudoobscura strain MV-25-SWS-2005 chromosome X, UCI_Dpse_MV25, whole genome shotgun sequence genomic region, the following are encoded:
- the LOC6903645 gene encoding nuclear pore complex protein Nup160 homolog, with translation MTDVGSRDIELIMKHTVVKPDMDLINFNVTLLHIWALWSNVEGPPDGYCLTVQHGIDPREAYCPYIFHPGRFDRTLITKALYMFRRVNMQIDVRQLAMTVLKERVCEAVKDKIQNEFKEFVVSDGNRH, from the exons ATGACAGATGTGGGTTCCAGAGACATAGAATTGATTATGAAGCACACAGTGGTGAAGCCAGACATGGATCTGATCAACTTTAATGTCACCCTCTTACACATCTGGGCGCTCTGGAGCAATGTTGAAGGG CCACCAGATGGTTATTGTCTCACCGTGCAGCATGGCATCGATCCACGCGAGGCCTACTGCCCGTACATTTTCCATCCGGGTCGATTCGATCGGACTCTGATTACCAAGGCCTTATAT ATGTTCCGACGCGTCAACATGCAGATTGATGTTAGGCAGCTGGCGATGACAGTGCTCAAGGAGCGGGTGTGCGAGGCTGTCAAGGATAAGATCCAGAACGAGTTCAAAGAGTTTGTGGTCAGTGACGGAAATCGCCACTAG